TTaccacctggggctggagaggtggcttagaggttaagaacactgactgctcttccagaggtcctgagttcaattcccagcacccacatggtggctcacaaccatctataatgagatctggcaccctcttctgtgtacataataaataaatagatagataggtagatagatagatagatagatagatagatagatagatagatagatagatagatagatagatagataaaaaagaGCTACCACCTAATGTGAGTGCTGAAACCTAAACTCACATCCTCcagagagcagcaagctctcttaatccctgagccctCCTTCTCTCCAGGTCTTGTCCCTACCCATCTTAATTATACTTCTTATTGGTCAGGTATTTTGTGACAACAAGGAACTTCTACGGTAGTTGGCTAAAATAAAAGCTATAAGGATTGCCAGTAGGCACATAAAAAGATACCCAACATCACCAGTCATCAGGAgaactttaaaaagaacaataatCCTAAGTGTTGGCAAAAACACGGAACAATGGCAACTCATGGACACTGTTGGTGAGGACAGAAGATCATAGTGTACCATTGCTAGCAGACAGAAGTGTATACTCACTGCACATCCCAGCACCCTCTCTCCCTATTCACCAAGAGAACTGAAAACGTGTGCAGGGAAGGACTTGTGTAGGAATGACCGCAGCAGCGTCCCTCATGATAGTCAACAACCCAAACGACAGTCATCTGATGAGCAGGTAGACTGTGTCGCTACACACACCACAATGGAGTCCTACTCCACAACAGAAAGGACAATCTAAGAAATGTCATGATGTGAGCAAACCTCAACGTCATCCTGCCAAATGAAAGCAGACACACTCAAAACAAGGTCCACATACACCGTATACACCACATTCTGAAACCAGATGGCTGGTTTTCCGAGATCAGAGGAGAAGGGCATACATTGACATTAGGGAGCATTTTGGAAGAATGAAGCATCTTTGGTGAAACAAATATACAATTGCTGAGACCCATCAAATGTTCACAGCAGAAGGGTGAATTTTAGCATATGCTATCCCTCCATACGGGTGCtgcaaaaatttaaatatgtaccTATCTATGCTCACAAACCAAATGTGAGTCTTCCATCCAGTTGAAGCACTTTGCCCCTTTTCTTTGCTTATCTATGTTTTGTGAAATTTCCACCACGCTTATGCAGGGGCGTGTTTGTAAAGAAACAAGCAGCCAACAATAATTGGGTTACTCAACAAGGAATCTGTTTTGCTTCAACATTGTTTGCTTGTGATGAAGCTGCTGGTCACCTCTTTCTCATCTATCTTTTCTCAGTGGCACTTCTGAGAGGTGAGCTAAGGAAAAGGATACAAAGAGGTCCAGAACCGAATAGCGATGCTTTATCCTTCCAGCCCCGGACTTGGCTTGCACCTGGACTCGGGATGAATGCACAGTAGGTTAATGATAGGGGGCTCCTGGCTTCCTTTGCCGGTTCCACCTTCCACTCCAACCCAAGTCAGCCCATGAATCCTCCAGGCCCCTAGAGAAAGTTGGCGGCCCAAGGCTGGCCAGTCTGTGGTTTGTGGGCCCCGGTGGACACCGCCTTCCCTCACATTGGTCAGGTGTGCTCGCGTGGTCTTGGGGAAGTCAAGAGCCCTTTCATCCATTGAGACCCGCTTGGAGACTCTTGTGGCACATGGTACTGAAGGACACGGCGTCCCTCCAAAGAGCCCCTCTGGGTCGGGTTCTCCATGTCCACAGGCCTCTGGCTCTCTTCCCCATCACAGGCTCTGTTCATCTCCAAACTTTCCACCCATGAAAGGGCCAGTCACCTCAGGAGACCTAACAGGTCTCAGATGGAACATGGCTGCTCCAGAGAGGTCATCCTTGAGTGTACTTGAATGCTGTAGTCACACAAGATTCACTCGGACCCAAGTGTCTGTCGGGACACAGAGATCTCATGAGACCAACAATGCTACAACCTATAAAAACAAGGTCATACAAACGTCCTGTGAACAGAACATACAATTTTCCCTACTCTAGCCAAGAAggaacacagaggaaggaagcTCAACGCAGCAGCTGCGTTGGGCACAGGGGGAGAGAGATCTCAGCTGTCCTCTGCTCTGTCATTGGGAAATGACAAGTTGAGAGAAGTGTTGGGGTCTCTGTCCTTGGGGCTCATACTATTTTCAGGACCTCGTTTCATTATCTAACACCCTCCCCATGCATACATGTGACTTGTAATAGCTGGACCAAGAATATATCGGTGGAGACGCAAGATGGCAGACACACAACAAATGGAATAGTAAGTAGTTGGCCGCACAAGGAAGGAAATTCTGACCCATGtgacaacatggatgaaccttgatGGGTGTTACATGACGTAAAAGTCCCAAAAGGAAAAACACTGAGTGGTTTCACTTGTAGGGAACCACAGAACTGTCAAGTTCAGAGAGGAAGAATGGCGGCTGCTAGGAGCTGGGCAAAGCAGGATGGGGAGTTGGTGTCAATGGGGACACAGTTTCCATTTAGGATAATACAGTGCTTCAAAGAGCGGACCGTTACACTGTACCACTCCACGCCACTGAAGTGCACACTGGGGAAAGCTTTGTATCGGGTGTATTAACACATGCACAAACGAACAAGCTCCGTGCATGCACACCCTGCGGGCTTTTCTGTAACATCAAGTTGTGCCTGTTAGCACATGGACCAAGTCCTGTGGGGCAGGCAGGTGTTGCCTCTGCTCTTCCCCAAGCAATGACAAGAACAATGGAACACCATGCTGTTGGTGCAGCCATGGACCCTCAAAGCAGGGGGTCTGGGGGAAAATAAAGCAGATGCCTTGGTGGACACGGTCGCTGAGAAGAAGCTGTGGTTTTTTGTCTCTGGGAGGCCATGCTGAAGGAGACACATCCCAGGGCAGAGAGCCGACTGCAACTCACACAGCTCCCAGGGGCCCCAGGGATAGAGTTGACATGGCCCTTGGTCTGGCCTATTTTTAGAGCTTAGAGTCACAAGTCTTCCCAGTAAACAGCCAGCAATTCTCAGGCCACTGTGTCGTTCATGTGACACTAATACAACACCAGCCAGAGTGTAGAgcggcctggtggtggtggtggtggcggcagctcacgcctttaatctcagccctcaggaagcagaggcaggtggatctctgcgttcaaggccagcctggtctacaaagcaagttccagaacagccagagctgttatacagagataccctgtcttgaaaacaacaacaaaagaatgcaGAGTGTCAGCTCAGGCCACCATACCTTATCTGCCTTCACCCACCATTCCCAGACTCCTGGACCAGGCAGTGGCATAAGGGAGCTTGGCAGCCTCCTAAGCATACAGTTATAAATTTTTATTCAGAACAGCTCTGGCCAGAAGTCACAGGGCAGACACAATGGAGACGTTTCCCTGCTCCAATCTGGGTTCATTCCACGGGTGTTCCCTTTTATCATCAGGCAGGGAGCTTCTAGCTCTCCGTCCGGAGATCCTGCCGTGCCCACCTTCTCTGAAGGGCAGGATATAATTCAAGCTGCCCAAAGACAAGCCTGCCTGTCCAAATGCTGCTGTCTGAGGCCCGGTGACCCTGACCCTACTGGGCCTCAGTCGCTCTGTGAAATGGCAAGAACATTGAATGACTCAGAGGCCAGTGTCCAGAGACATGCTTGAACATGCACAACGGTGAGGCAGTTTCTTCCGCCACTGTGGCCATTGCTTATGATGGACCTGGGAACAGTGAATGGCCAGTCAGTGTGTGTTAAGGAGACAGTAAGAGCTCAGAGCCCTGGATCctggaaatgtttccttttttatccCTTAAATTTCTAGCAACTGTGGTAATGGAGGTGAGGGGAAAGTGTCCGGTTAAGTGCAGATCATTGACGTTGTAGGGGAAATCAGCAGAGGCAACCCATTTCCTTAGCTCCTGGGGAAAGGCATCACCCTGTCAAGGTGATCACAAGTACACTGGATGAGAGCTGGGGTGCATGCGGGCTCTCCTGGTCTCCTTTGCTTTTAGGGTTCATGAGTCACATATTATGGAAGGGTTTGTGTTTGTCCTTCAGGGGCTCCCTCCAACCCCGATCGACCAACTTCTCCTTCCCATTAGGCAaggaagagaggccaggagaagaGCGTCAGGCTCACAGGCCCAGTATGACAGTCCCAGAGGGGAGAGTGGgcactgagctgtcttcctcttcccctcgCCTGCCGCCCAGTGGGCTATTGGTCCTGTTGGAAGCTCTCCCTGGCCCTGggtggtggggtggaggaggagagcgTCCCTTAGGCTCAACCCAGAGCCCCTGCAATTTAAACAAGCTCCCTAGGGTTCTTTCTTGCCGCTGCTCAGTTGTGACATCCTGAAGTGGGAATGGACTTGGACACTTAGAATAAAACACACACTGGAGTCGGCAGGAGGAGAGCACGGACTTTTCCGGAAAGGGCCACGGAGAGCTGTTTCAGCAACACAACACAGGGGACTCCATCGCAGGTCTCTACGTAAGCACAGAGGTCACCTCTTCCCAGCTCCCTAGATAAGGCCACACATtttcctcagctcctgcctcagaagGCCTTGGGGAGGAGACCACCGGAAATGCGGATACCACAGAGACGGACACACTGGAGTCTGGGTCAAGTGGGATTTCCAAACCTTGCCAcctctccctgagcctcagtgCCTCTGAGGAGAAGGGTTCTGAGGTTTTGACGAGACAGACTCATCCAGATATGGCTCCAGAGCAGAGGGGCTTTGGAAGGTTGGaagcttcttcctcttctcatttgCCATCGGCGTGGCTACCCACTGTCTCGTTTTTTTATCAATGACATCTTGACACCCTCTGCTAACACTGCTGTTGTGTCCAGGCATCACGGGTCAGGGTCACGGCCAAAGAAGGCCCGACCACTGGACCTGCTCTCTCTGGACCACCTCAGATGTTCCAGGCTGGGATGGTGAGGGGCACATGGTTGCAGCCAGGTCTTCCCTGGGGCCCATCCTGGTTGGCCACACGCCCATTCCGCAACGGCAGGCGGCCAGGCCCTGGGACCCCGCTGCTGGGGCCAGACTCGGATGGCAGGCCGGAGTCGCTGGGCTGCACGTCCACCACCACCCGCCTGCGCAGGAGGCGGCCGGGCCGCTCGGAGTAGGCTTGCCTGTGGGCTCCCCAGGGTGGCCGGCAGAGCTGTGCCCGGAAGGCAGCCTGGAAGCCGCGGCGGAAGTTCTCGTTGAAGTAGCCGTAGATGATGGGGTTGGCGCTGCTGTGGAAGAAGGCCAGCCAGTGTGCCAGGGGGAAGGCGTAGACGGACAGCAGGTGCAGCTGCGGCTCGCTCAGCTGCCCGTAGTCgatgagcagcagcagcacccagaGCGGCAGCCAGGACAAGGTGAAGAAGagcgccaccatgaccagcatgTGCACCACGCGGGCCCTGCGGCGCGACGCGCGGCCACCCTCGGCCACCGCCTCCTCCGCATCGCGCGCGGGACCCGGGGCCTGGCACAGCTTGCGCGCGATGCGCGCGTACATCACCACGATGAGCGCCAGGGGCGCCAGGTAGATGTGCGCAAAGAGCACAGCGGTGTAGACCTTCCGCATGCCCTTCTCCGGCCAGGCCTCCCAGCACGAGTAGAGCGGGTAGGAGCGGTTGCGAGCGTCCAACATGAAGTGATGTTCCTCGCGCGTGACGGTCAGCGTGACCGCCGAGGGGCACATGATGAGCAGCGCCAGCGCCCAGATCACCGCGATGGTGAGCAGCGCCTTCCGGAGAGTCAGCTTCTCGCGAAAAGGGTGCACGATGCAGCGGAACCTGcagcccgggggtgggggtgggggaggaggagaggcagaggggTTTGGAAGGGTCTCCGGAGGCCCAGTGGGCCAGAGCTGACCTGCTTGGGGGCTGCTGGAAGAGGACACCTGACTTTCATCACCATACTTGAGGCAGCATCCGGTGCAGCTGGCAGATACCTGACATTCATCACCACACTTAAGGAAGCATCCGGTGACAGCTCAGGCGCTAATCGGGTTAATTTACAAGTAAATTGGTTTGTCATTTGCGGGGGTGGCAACTCACTGAGTTAAATtgttctggagcccaggctggattattaggtgaggaggaagagaacagctTCCCCCTAGAGGCTTGGCTCTTTATTTCTGGAGGGGTTAAGCTGGTAGCAGGCCTCGCAGCCAGTCTGTGGTGAACATTCTGTGCTTGGGAAGCCTGGCTAGGTAAATAcacaaatgctttttaaaaacgtTTATTTAGAGCTcagttctccctctccctctttcctcctttccctttccctctccacaCAAAAGACAACTTGCAGCAGGTCAGTTCTCTCGGTCCACCATGTGGTCttagggactgaactcgggtggACAGGCTTGGTGGAaccacctctacccactgagtcactGTACCAGCGCAATGTTACAAATGTAACAAATGTGATTTCTAGCTGTTTATGTGTTCCCCCTGAAAACCCAAGGAGCTGAGCCGGGGCAGGCCAACCCTGGGTCATCTCAACCATTATGCTGAAGTAAGGAAAACGTATTTGCTAAATCCTGACGGGATCTGGGGCTAcaactgaggccagcctgtgagtACGTACAGTACTTACAGGACTTTTACTAACTTGCGTTGTTCTGCTCCCGAAACCTCAAGGTTTTCTGCCTCCTGATCAAACAGAAATACCATGGTGACCCAACTGTTCTCATTTAAAGTTCAtgttctgtcctgcctgccaacAGCCACCACAGCTACATCAATGGGATGTGCCAAACTTGTGggttttacctttataaacctccCGGCTCACCCAGTTCAAGGCCACCTCTTTAGACTTGTAGTCACAGGGGTGAGAGCCCCCAGCGAGGTCCGTGTGGCTCAATATAAACTTCAGATTCATAAAGCGCTCATCCTGGTCTCCTCTTGGGTGTCCACAGTCCAGCTACAAACAGTCACAAGTGTGTAGCGTGACTTTCCTTGTTAGATCCGCTCGGCGATAACTCTCGTTAAACccttgtgtgtttatttatcatttttgagacagggtttccagcCTGGACTGGCCTCAAACGCCCCATGTGacagagggtgaccttgaactgctaATTCTTCCAACCTGCTTACACCCTTAATTTACCTGAGGAAAGGTTCTCCGAGGCGTCAAGCAACTAGgacaaggtcacacagccatcGCATAAATGGAACCCCAATTTGTCCATTCCCCTGCGCCACTTAGACCAGTGGCTGTAAAACCTTCACTTTGGGACTCTCCTGAAATATATGTAAAAAGAAACCCCTCTCCACTGTGATTATTCTGGGAAGGAGGTATGGGGTTTTAGCATCTTCTTTTCTGAGTAGCCTGGGTTGGGAGCTGCTGGCAGAGGTGAAGGAGGTGGTGGGTTCAAAGGCTGTGGCTCAACTGTGTACACTTGAAAGTGGGTGTCCAACAAGTGTCCTAGAATGGGATTAGGTATGCACTTGAAAGTGGGTGTCCAACAAGTGTCCTAGAATGGGATTAGGTATGCACTTGAAAGTGGGTGTCCAACAAGTGTCCTAGAATGGGTTTATGTCAATACAGGAGTGGATGACTAGAAGAATCAGTTGCCTAAAGACCTTTCTGGACCTCGGTTTCCTTATCTTAAAAAATGGGGCTcatagcctggcagtggtggtgcatgcctttaatcccagcgctcgggaattagaggcaggcagatctctgagtctgaggtcaacctggtctacagagtgagttccaggacagccagggctacacagaaaaactctgtctctaaaaaaaccacacacacacacacacacacacacacacacacacacacacacaccaaacaaacaaacaaacaaacaaacaaaaacaaaaattaaccatGGGGCCCATAATCAACCCTCCTCTGCAGGGTGATGAGGATGGGCTGAGACAACCCCACTCTGGAGTCATCCTGAATGCCTAAGACTAaggaaaaaccaaacccaaaaaacGACTTGGACaacagaggaaagaggatcaggagttcaagatcattcttgaCTAGAGTTCAAGATGGGCTGCTTGACAgacactttgtctcaaaacaaacaagcaaaaaatcaaaaaaaaaccagcaagaaAAAAGGAGGATCGTCTCCTTCCCAGAATGCCTCCCCTCATCCATCTGTGCCAGAAAACAGAGACACCCCTGCTGAAgactgcgggggaggggggcgggggggggagggggggtgggctCAATTGTTTGAGTGGAAGGGAGGAGGTTGGCTCTCTTACAAGTCCACATGGCTCTTTAGGGACCGAACCTCTTAGAACACAGGTAATGATGGGATGGTGACTGCTGTCCAGAGGccctttcttcttcattcacCTGTGTCCGACCTACTCCACCCTCTCAGCCTGAAAGCACTTATCTCCTCCTTTCCCACAGCCTAGTCAAGCCTCACTGCCTCACCCTGAATGACCTTGGCCTTCTGGCTTCAGAGCATCAGACACTAGAGAACTCTCCAGAGCACAGTTGACTCCTGAAGCCTCTAAGTACTGTTATGAACTCAATGGCAATCACTAGGTGGAGGAAACTCCTAGGATCATttgggaaggcttcctggaggaggtggagcttGATAAATTGTAAGTGTGACTGTGAGGGGTTTTATGTTTTCAAGTCATTCACTAatgactaaaaaacaaaacaaacaaataaacaacaacacaaGAACAAAGGTTGAGGGTTCAAGAGATGGATCAGCCATTAAAAACTAAGACTCACaactaaaaagacaagaaaaaaaatgttagggGAGGAGAGAGCTTCTCACATAACCCAATTATTTAGTGGCTTTGTAGAAAGGGGGACCCAGCTTCATCATGCCCTGACAGGGGTAGGGGTTTGAGGCTGGACATGTAGGGTCCttacctggcatgcacaaagccctgagcttAACCCCAGCAGCAAGGAAAATGGGGCATGATGGCATATAAGCCTAGGAGTAGGCAGGTAGAGTGACGGGGATCAGGAGTTTAGGGTCATCCTCAACcacatgtgagttcaaggccaacctaacaaaatcaaaaaaaaaaaaatggagtttgatgcggggcagaggtgggaaggagaggggaacaTGAGATTCTAGAAGGAACAGAGCTGAAAAGGACTGGTGTTGGAGAGAGAGACCAGGAGGAAGATGtgggttgttgtggaatatttgtacactgtgtgaggtgtattgctgtgattggtgtaatgaaaagctggacagccaatagctagacaggaggcaTAGGtgagatttccagggagagaaaggaagaggaggagggatctaGGCGCACAGGAGACGCCAGAAGACCtagggaggaaacaggaggtgaaaaatagaagagaggtaatgc
This DNA window, taken from Peromyscus maniculatus bairdii isolate BWxNUB_F1_BW_parent chromosome 21, HU_Pman_BW_mat_3.1, whole genome shotgun sequence, encodes the following:
- the Npffr1 gene encoding neuropeptide FF receptor 1, which produces MEDEPAQPPNGSWPLSQNGSDAEATLTVNLTFSSYYQHSSPVAAMFIAAYVLIFLLCMVGNTLVCFIVLKNRHMRTVTNMFILNLAVSDLLVGIFCMPTTLVDNLITGWPFDNATCKMSGLVQGMSVSASVFTLVAIAVERFRCIVHPFREKLTLRKALLTIAVIWALALLIMCPSAVTLTVTREEHHFMLDARNRSYPLYSCWEAWPEKGMRKVYTAVLFAHIYLAPLALIVVMYARIARKLCQAPGPARDAEEAVAEGGRASRRRARVVHMLVMVALFFTLSWLPLWVLLLLIDYGQLSEPQLHLLSVYAFPLAHWLAFFHSSANPIIYGYFNENFRRGFQAAFRAQLCRPPWGAHRQAYSERPGRLLRRRVVVDVQPSDSGLPSESGPSSGVPGPGRLPLRNGRVANQDGPQGRPGCNHVPLTIPAWNI